In Hippoglossus stenolepis isolate QCI-W04-F060 chromosome 13, HSTE1.2, whole genome shotgun sequence, a single genomic region encodes these proteins:
- the ankrd44 gene encoding serine/threonine-protein phosphatase 6 regulatory ankyrin repeat subunit B isoform X1, whose amino-acid sequence MAVLKLAEQPPLIQAIFSGDPEEIRMLIYKSEDINALDAEKRTPLHAAAFLGDAEITELLILSGARVNAKDNMWLTPLHRAVASRSEEAVRVLIRHSADVNARDKNWQTPLHVAAANNALRCAEVIIPLLSSVNVSDRGGRTALHHAALNGHTEMVNLLLAKGANINAFDKKDGRALHWAAFMGHLDVVCLLVSQGAEISCKDKRGYTPLHTAASSGQIAVVKHLLNLAVEIDESNAFGNTALHVACFNGQDAVVSELIDYGANVSQPNNKGFTPLHFAAASTHGALCLEFLVNNGADVNVQSRDGKSPLHMTAVHGRFTRSQTLIQNGGEIDSVDKDGNTPLHIAARFGHELLINTLITSGADCTRRGVHGMFPLHLAAMNAHSDCCRKLLSSGRRFSIMCNDSVLSAGFQIDTPDTLGRTCLHAAAAGGNVECVKLLLSSGGDHNRRDTCGRTPLHYAAASRHYQCLETLVACGTAINVTDQWGRSALHYAAASDLDRRRRVNLEPESDGVQAEREKEAGLCLEFLLQSGATASLRDKQGYSSVHYAAAYGHRHCLELLLDRDDSRHDDPESPSARSPLHLASYHGHAQALEVLLQGEREVDQGDEVGRTPLALAALRGHTDCVHTLLSQGASPRTTDTQHGRTPVHLAVMNGHTTCVRLLLDESDCAELVDAADSQGQTPLMLAVAGGHVDAMSLLLEREASVNMADNHGLTALHLGLLCGQEECIQCLLEQEASVLLGDSRGRTPIHLAASRGHASWLSELLSIACSEPPSLPPLRDHSGYTPLHWACYYGQEGCVEVLLEQKGCRCIDGNPFTPLHCAVVNDHEPCASLLLEAMGSDIAGCKDAKDRTPLHAAAFTGHVDCVQLLLSHDVTVDDVDQSGRTPLMMAAEKGKVGVLDVLLTGASAKISATDKDGNTALHLSCSNGKEDCVMLILEKLTDTSLINATNAALQTPLHLAARSGLKQAVQELLSRGANVQTVDENGLTPALACAPSREVADCLALILATMMPFCSPCSSGAPSPGALLRHLPHPAGKGPGPGPGPRAPRSPRNPSRPSSEGTTENDSEDSETF is encoded by the exons ATGGCGGTCCTCAAACTGGCCGAGCAG ccgCCTCTCATCCAGGCGATCTTCAGTGGAGACCCTGAGGAAATCCGTATGCTCATATACAAGTCTGAAGACATCAATGCTCTG GATGCAGAGAAGCGCACGCCGCTCCACGCAGCGGCGTTCCTGGGCGATGCCGAGATCACCgagctcctcatcctctctg gagcaCGGGTCAACGCCAAAGATAACATGTGGCTCACCCCTCTCCATCGTGCTGTGGCATCCCGGAGCGAA GAGGCCGTACGAGTTCTGATCCGTCACTCGGCCGACGTAAACGCTCGGGACAAGAACTGGCAGACGCCGCTTCACGTCGCCGCCGCCAACAACGCGCTGCGGTGCGCCGAGGTCATCATCCCGCTGCTGAGTAGCGTCAACGTGTCGGACCGCGGTGGACGCACCGCCCTGCACCACGCTGCCCTCAATGGCCACACTGAG atGGTGAACCTCCTCCTCGCGAAAGGAGCCAACATCAACGCCTTCGATAAGAAAGACGGCCGAGCGCTGCACTGGGCAGCTTTCATGG gccaTCTGGATGTGGTGTGTCTGCTGGTGAGTCAGGGGGCAGAGATCAGCTGTAAGGACAAACGGGGATACACCCCCCTCCACACGGCGGCGTCCAGCGGACAGATCGCTGTGGTCAAACACCTGCTGAACCTGGCTGTGGAG ATAGACGAGTCCAACGCCTTCGGGAACACCGCGCTCCACGTGGCCTGTTTCAACGGTCAGGACGCCGTCGTGAGCGAGCTCATCGACTACGGCGCCAACGTCAGCCAGCCCAACAACAAGGGCTTCACCCCGCTGCACTTTGCCGCCGCCTCCACGCACGGGGCGCTCTGCCTGGAGTTCCTGGTCAACAACGGGGCTGACGTCAACGTCCAG AGTCGCGATGGGAAGAGTCCTCTTCACATGACGGCGGTTCACGGACGCTTCACTCGCTCTCAGACCCTGATCCAGAACG GTGGGGAGATCGACAGCGTGGACAAGGACGGAAACACCCCTCTTCACATCGCCGCCCGCTTCGGCCACGAGCTCCTCATCAACACGCTCATCACCAGCGGAGCAGACTGCACCAG GCGAGGAGTCCACGGGATGTTTCCTCTGCACCTGGCTGCCATGAACGCTCACTCCGACTGCTGCCGCAAGCTGCTGTCCTCAG GTCGGAGGTTTAGCATAATGTGTAACGACTCGGTCCTCTCTGCAGGCTTCCAGATCGACACCCCCGACACGCTGGGGAGGACCTGCCTGCACGCTGCGGCCGCCGGAGG taaCGTGGAGTGTGTGAAGTTGCTCCTGAGCAGTGGAGGAGATcacaacaggagagacacatgTGGCAG GACTCCTCTTCACTACGCCGCCGCCAGTCGTCACTACCAGTGTCTGGAGACGCTGGTGGCTTGTGGCACCGCCATTAACGTCACCGACCAGTGGGGGCGCTCTGCCCTGCACTACGCTGCGGCCTCGGACCTGGACAGGAG GCGTCGTGTGAATCTGGAGCCGGAGAGTGACGGGGTTcaggcggagagagagaaagaggccgGACT ATGTTTGGAGTTCCTGCTGCAGAGCGGAGCGACGGCCTCGCTCAGAGACAAGCAGGGCTACAGCTCGGTCCACTACGCCGCCGCCTACGGACACAGGCACTGTCTGGAACTG CTGCTGGACAGAGACGACAGTCGCCATGACGACCCTGAATCTCCGAGCGCCAGGAGCCCGCTGCACCTCGCT TCGTACCACGGCCACGCTCAGGCTCTGGAGGTGCTGCTGCAGGGGGAGCGGGAGGTGGACCAGGGGGACGAGGTGGGGAGGACCCCCCTGGCCCTGGCCGCCCTCCGGGGCCACACTGACTGCGTTCACACCCTCCTCAGCCAGGGGGCGTCGCCGCGCACCACAGACACGCAGCACGGACGCACCCCCGTCCACCTGGCAG TGATGAACGGTCATACGACGTGTGTGCGCCTCCTGCTGGACGAATCCGACTGTGCAGAGCTTGTGGATGCTGCCGACTCTCAGGGACA GACTCCTCTGATGCTGGCGGTGGCCGGAGGTCACGTAGACGCCATGtcgctgctgctggagagggaAGCGAGCGTCAACATGGCGGACAACCACGGCCTCACTGCTCTGCACCTCGGG ctgctgtgtggccAGGAGGAGTGTATCCAGTGTCTGTTGGAGCAGGAAGCCTCCGTTCTACTCGGCGACTCTCGGGGTCGCACGCCCATCCACCTCGCCGCGTCCCGGGGACACGCCTCCTGGCTGAGCGAGCTGCTGAGCATCGCCTGCTCCGAGCCGCCGTCCCTGCCGCCGCTGAGAGACCACAGCGGATACACGCCGCTGCACTGGGCCTGTTACTACG gtcagGAGGGGTGTGTCGAGGTCCTGCTGGAGCAGAAAGGTTGTCGCTGTATCGATGGAAACCCCTTCACGCCGCTGCACTGCGCTGT GGTGAACGACCACGAGCCGTGTgcgtctctgctgctggaggccaTGGGGTCAGACATCGCCGGCTGCAAGGACGCCAAGGACAG gactCCTCTTCACGCCGCAGCCTTCACGGGTCACGTGGACTGtgtccagctgctgctctcacacGATGTGACCGTCGATGATGTGGACCAATCAGGTCGCACGCCACTGATGATGGCGGCTGAGAAGGGCAAAGTCGGGGTCCTCG aTGTGCTGTTGACCGGCGCCAGCGCCAAAATCAGTGCCACGGACAAAGATGGCAACACGGCCCTGCACCTATCCTGCAGTAAT GGGAAGGAAGACTGTGTGATGTTGATCCTGGAGAAACTGACGGACACTTCGCTCATTAACGCCACGAACGCAGCGCTGCAGAC TCCTCTCCACCTGGCGGCGCGCAGCGGCCTGAAGCAGGCGGTGCAGGAGCTTCTGTCCCGAGGAGCCAACGTTCAGACGGTGGATGAGAACG GTCTGACCCCCGCTCTGGCTTGCGCTCCGAGCAGAGAGGTGGCTGATTGCCTGGCTCTCATTCTGGCTACCATGATGCCTTTCTGCTCCCCTTGCAGCTCCGGGGCCCCGTCCCCAGGCGCCCTGCTGAGGCACCTGCCCCACCCGGCAGGAAAAGGCCCCGGCCCGGGCCCCGGCCCTCGGGCCCCTCGGAGCCCCAGGAACCCCTCCAGACCCTCCAGTGAGGGAACCACAGAGAACGACTCGGAGGACTCGGAAACCTTCTGA
- the ankrd44 gene encoding serine/threonine-protein phosphatase 6 regulatory ankyrin repeat subunit B isoform X2: MAVLKLAEQPPLIQAIFSGDPEEIRMLIYKSEDINALDAEKRTPLHAAAFLGDAEITELLILSGARVNAKDNMWLTPLHRAVASRSEEAVRVLIRHSADVNARDKNWQTPLHVAAANNALRCAEVIIPLLSSVNVSDRGGRTALHHAALNGHTEMVNLLLAKGANINAFDKKDGRALHWAAFMGHLDVVCLLVSQGAEISCKDKRGYTPLHTAASSGQIAVVKHLLNLAVEIDESNAFGNTALHVACFNGQDAVVSELIDYGANVSQPNNKGFTPLHFAAASTHGALCLEFLVNNGADVNVQSRDGKSPLHMTAVHGRFTRSQTLIQNGGEIDSVDKDGNTPLHIAARFGHELLINTLITSGADCTRRGVHGMFPLHLAAMNAHSDCCRKLLSSGFQIDTPDTLGRTCLHAAAAGGNVECVKLLLSSGGDHNRRDTCGRTPLHYAAASRHYQCLETLVACGTAINVTDQWGRSALHYAAASDLDRRRRVNLEPESDGVQAEREKEAGLCLEFLLQSGATASLRDKQGYSSVHYAAAYGHRHCLELLLDRDDSRHDDPESPSARSPLHLASYHGHAQALEVLLQGEREVDQGDEVGRTPLALAALRGHTDCVHTLLSQGASPRTTDTQHGRTPVHLAVMNGHTTCVRLLLDESDCAELVDAADSQGQTPLMLAVAGGHVDAMSLLLEREASVNMADNHGLTALHLGLLCGQEECIQCLLEQEASVLLGDSRGRTPIHLAASRGHASWLSELLSIACSEPPSLPPLRDHSGYTPLHWACYYGQEGCVEVLLEQKGCRCIDGNPFTPLHCAVVNDHEPCASLLLEAMGSDIAGCKDAKDRTPLHAAAFTGHVDCVQLLLSHDVTVDDVDQSGRTPLMMAAEKGKVGVLDVLLTGASAKISATDKDGNTALHLSCSNGKEDCVMLILEKLTDTSLINATNAALQTPLHLAARSGLKQAVQELLSRGANVQTVDENGLTPALACAPSREVADCLALILATMMPFCSPCSSGAPSPGALLRHLPHPAGKGPGPGPGPRAPRSPRNPSRPSSEGTTENDSEDSETF, encoded by the exons ATGGCGGTCCTCAAACTGGCCGAGCAG ccgCCTCTCATCCAGGCGATCTTCAGTGGAGACCCTGAGGAAATCCGTATGCTCATATACAAGTCTGAAGACATCAATGCTCTG GATGCAGAGAAGCGCACGCCGCTCCACGCAGCGGCGTTCCTGGGCGATGCCGAGATCACCgagctcctcatcctctctg gagcaCGGGTCAACGCCAAAGATAACATGTGGCTCACCCCTCTCCATCGTGCTGTGGCATCCCGGAGCGAA GAGGCCGTACGAGTTCTGATCCGTCACTCGGCCGACGTAAACGCTCGGGACAAGAACTGGCAGACGCCGCTTCACGTCGCCGCCGCCAACAACGCGCTGCGGTGCGCCGAGGTCATCATCCCGCTGCTGAGTAGCGTCAACGTGTCGGACCGCGGTGGACGCACCGCCCTGCACCACGCTGCCCTCAATGGCCACACTGAG atGGTGAACCTCCTCCTCGCGAAAGGAGCCAACATCAACGCCTTCGATAAGAAAGACGGCCGAGCGCTGCACTGGGCAGCTTTCATGG gccaTCTGGATGTGGTGTGTCTGCTGGTGAGTCAGGGGGCAGAGATCAGCTGTAAGGACAAACGGGGATACACCCCCCTCCACACGGCGGCGTCCAGCGGACAGATCGCTGTGGTCAAACACCTGCTGAACCTGGCTGTGGAG ATAGACGAGTCCAACGCCTTCGGGAACACCGCGCTCCACGTGGCCTGTTTCAACGGTCAGGACGCCGTCGTGAGCGAGCTCATCGACTACGGCGCCAACGTCAGCCAGCCCAACAACAAGGGCTTCACCCCGCTGCACTTTGCCGCCGCCTCCACGCACGGGGCGCTCTGCCTGGAGTTCCTGGTCAACAACGGGGCTGACGTCAACGTCCAG AGTCGCGATGGGAAGAGTCCTCTTCACATGACGGCGGTTCACGGACGCTTCACTCGCTCTCAGACCCTGATCCAGAACG GTGGGGAGATCGACAGCGTGGACAAGGACGGAAACACCCCTCTTCACATCGCCGCCCGCTTCGGCCACGAGCTCCTCATCAACACGCTCATCACCAGCGGAGCAGACTGCACCAG GCGAGGAGTCCACGGGATGTTTCCTCTGCACCTGGCTGCCATGAACGCTCACTCCGACTGCTGCCGCAAGCTGCTGTCCTCAG GCTTCCAGATCGACACCCCCGACACGCTGGGGAGGACCTGCCTGCACGCTGCGGCCGCCGGAGG taaCGTGGAGTGTGTGAAGTTGCTCCTGAGCAGTGGAGGAGATcacaacaggagagacacatgTGGCAG GACTCCTCTTCACTACGCCGCCGCCAGTCGTCACTACCAGTGTCTGGAGACGCTGGTGGCTTGTGGCACCGCCATTAACGTCACCGACCAGTGGGGGCGCTCTGCCCTGCACTACGCTGCGGCCTCGGACCTGGACAGGAG GCGTCGTGTGAATCTGGAGCCGGAGAGTGACGGGGTTcaggcggagagagagaaagaggccgGACT ATGTTTGGAGTTCCTGCTGCAGAGCGGAGCGACGGCCTCGCTCAGAGACAAGCAGGGCTACAGCTCGGTCCACTACGCCGCCGCCTACGGACACAGGCACTGTCTGGAACTG CTGCTGGACAGAGACGACAGTCGCCATGACGACCCTGAATCTCCGAGCGCCAGGAGCCCGCTGCACCTCGCT TCGTACCACGGCCACGCTCAGGCTCTGGAGGTGCTGCTGCAGGGGGAGCGGGAGGTGGACCAGGGGGACGAGGTGGGGAGGACCCCCCTGGCCCTGGCCGCCCTCCGGGGCCACACTGACTGCGTTCACACCCTCCTCAGCCAGGGGGCGTCGCCGCGCACCACAGACACGCAGCACGGACGCACCCCCGTCCACCTGGCAG TGATGAACGGTCATACGACGTGTGTGCGCCTCCTGCTGGACGAATCCGACTGTGCAGAGCTTGTGGATGCTGCCGACTCTCAGGGACA GACTCCTCTGATGCTGGCGGTGGCCGGAGGTCACGTAGACGCCATGtcgctgctgctggagagggaAGCGAGCGTCAACATGGCGGACAACCACGGCCTCACTGCTCTGCACCTCGGG ctgctgtgtggccAGGAGGAGTGTATCCAGTGTCTGTTGGAGCAGGAAGCCTCCGTTCTACTCGGCGACTCTCGGGGTCGCACGCCCATCCACCTCGCCGCGTCCCGGGGACACGCCTCCTGGCTGAGCGAGCTGCTGAGCATCGCCTGCTCCGAGCCGCCGTCCCTGCCGCCGCTGAGAGACCACAGCGGATACACGCCGCTGCACTGGGCCTGTTACTACG gtcagGAGGGGTGTGTCGAGGTCCTGCTGGAGCAGAAAGGTTGTCGCTGTATCGATGGAAACCCCTTCACGCCGCTGCACTGCGCTGT GGTGAACGACCACGAGCCGTGTgcgtctctgctgctggaggccaTGGGGTCAGACATCGCCGGCTGCAAGGACGCCAAGGACAG gactCCTCTTCACGCCGCAGCCTTCACGGGTCACGTGGACTGtgtccagctgctgctctcacacGATGTGACCGTCGATGATGTGGACCAATCAGGTCGCACGCCACTGATGATGGCGGCTGAGAAGGGCAAAGTCGGGGTCCTCG aTGTGCTGTTGACCGGCGCCAGCGCCAAAATCAGTGCCACGGACAAAGATGGCAACACGGCCCTGCACCTATCCTGCAGTAAT GGGAAGGAAGACTGTGTGATGTTGATCCTGGAGAAACTGACGGACACTTCGCTCATTAACGCCACGAACGCAGCGCTGCAGAC TCCTCTCCACCTGGCGGCGCGCAGCGGCCTGAAGCAGGCGGTGCAGGAGCTTCTGTCCCGAGGAGCCAACGTTCAGACGGTGGATGAGAACG GTCTGACCCCCGCTCTGGCTTGCGCTCCGAGCAGAGAGGTGGCTGATTGCCTGGCTCTCATTCTGGCTACCATGATGCCTTTCTGCTCCCCTTGCAGCTCCGGGGCCCCGTCCCCAGGCGCCCTGCTGAGGCACCTGCCCCACCCGGCAGGAAAAGGCCCCGGCCCGGGCCCCGGCCCTCGGGCCCCTCGGAGCCCCAGGAACCCCTCCAGACCCTCCAGTGAGGGAACCACAGAGAACGACTCGGAGGACTCGGAAACCTTCTGA
- the ankrd44 gene encoding serine/threonine-protein phosphatase 6 regulatory ankyrin repeat subunit B isoform X3 has product MAVLKLAEQPPLIQAIFSGDPEEIRMLIYKSEDINALDAEKRTPLHAAAFLGDAEITELLILSGARVNAKDNMWLTPLHRAVASRSEEAVRVLIRHSADVNARDKNWQTPLHVAAANNALRCAEVIIPLLSSVNVSDRGGRTALHHAALNGHTEMVNLLLAKGANINAFDKKDGRALHWAAFMGHLDVVCLLVSQGAEISCKDKRGYTPLHTAASSGQIAVVKHLLNLAVEIDESNAFGNTALHVACFNGQDAVVSELIDYGANVSQPNNKGFTPLHFAAASTHGALCLEFLVNNGADVNVQSRDGKSPLHMTAVHGRFTRSQTLIQNGGEIDSVDKDGNTPLHIAARFGHELLINTLITSGADCTRRGVHGMFPLHLAAMNAHSDCCRKLLSSGRRFSIMCNDSVLSAGFQIDTPDTLGRTCLHAAAAGGNVECVKLLLSSGGDHNRRDTCGRTPLHYAAASRHYQCLETLVACGTAINVTDQWGRSALHYAAASDLDRRRRVNLEPESDGVQAEREKEAGLCLEFLLQSGATASLRDKQGYSSVHYAAAYGHRHCLELLLDRDDSRHDDPESPSARSPLHLASYHGHAQALEVLLQGEREVDQGDEVGRTPLALAALRGHTDCVHTLLSQGASPRTTDTQHGRTPVHLAVMNGHTTCVRLLLDESDCAELVDAADSQGQTPLMLAVAGGHVDAMSLLLEREASVNMADNHGLTALHLGLLCGQEECIQCLLEQEASVLLGDSRGRTPIHLAASRGHASWLSELLSIACSEPPSLPPLRDHSGYTPLHWACYYGQEGCVEVLLEQKGCRCIDGNPFTPLHCAVVNDHEPCASLLLEAMGSDIAGCKDAKDRTPLHAAAFTGHVDCVQLLLSHDVTVDDVDQSGRTPLMMAAEKGKVGVLDVLLTGASAKISATDKDGNTALHLSCSNGKEDCVMLILEKLTDTSLINATNAALQTPLHLAARSGLKQAVQELLSRGANVQTVDENAPGPRPQAPC; this is encoded by the exons ATGGCGGTCCTCAAACTGGCCGAGCAG ccgCCTCTCATCCAGGCGATCTTCAGTGGAGACCCTGAGGAAATCCGTATGCTCATATACAAGTCTGAAGACATCAATGCTCTG GATGCAGAGAAGCGCACGCCGCTCCACGCAGCGGCGTTCCTGGGCGATGCCGAGATCACCgagctcctcatcctctctg gagcaCGGGTCAACGCCAAAGATAACATGTGGCTCACCCCTCTCCATCGTGCTGTGGCATCCCGGAGCGAA GAGGCCGTACGAGTTCTGATCCGTCACTCGGCCGACGTAAACGCTCGGGACAAGAACTGGCAGACGCCGCTTCACGTCGCCGCCGCCAACAACGCGCTGCGGTGCGCCGAGGTCATCATCCCGCTGCTGAGTAGCGTCAACGTGTCGGACCGCGGTGGACGCACCGCCCTGCACCACGCTGCCCTCAATGGCCACACTGAG atGGTGAACCTCCTCCTCGCGAAAGGAGCCAACATCAACGCCTTCGATAAGAAAGACGGCCGAGCGCTGCACTGGGCAGCTTTCATGG gccaTCTGGATGTGGTGTGTCTGCTGGTGAGTCAGGGGGCAGAGATCAGCTGTAAGGACAAACGGGGATACACCCCCCTCCACACGGCGGCGTCCAGCGGACAGATCGCTGTGGTCAAACACCTGCTGAACCTGGCTGTGGAG ATAGACGAGTCCAACGCCTTCGGGAACACCGCGCTCCACGTGGCCTGTTTCAACGGTCAGGACGCCGTCGTGAGCGAGCTCATCGACTACGGCGCCAACGTCAGCCAGCCCAACAACAAGGGCTTCACCCCGCTGCACTTTGCCGCCGCCTCCACGCACGGGGCGCTCTGCCTGGAGTTCCTGGTCAACAACGGGGCTGACGTCAACGTCCAG AGTCGCGATGGGAAGAGTCCTCTTCACATGACGGCGGTTCACGGACGCTTCACTCGCTCTCAGACCCTGATCCAGAACG GTGGGGAGATCGACAGCGTGGACAAGGACGGAAACACCCCTCTTCACATCGCCGCCCGCTTCGGCCACGAGCTCCTCATCAACACGCTCATCACCAGCGGAGCAGACTGCACCAG GCGAGGAGTCCACGGGATGTTTCCTCTGCACCTGGCTGCCATGAACGCTCACTCCGACTGCTGCCGCAAGCTGCTGTCCTCAG GTCGGAGGTTTAGCATAATGTGTAACGACTCGGTCCTCTCTGCAGGCTTCCAGATCGACACCCCCGACACGCTGGGGAGGACCTGCCTGCACGCTGCGGCCGCCGGAGG taaCGTGGAGTGTGTGAAGTTGCTCCTGAGCAGTGGAGGAGATcacaacaggagagacacatgTGGCAG GACTCCTCTTCACTACGCCGCCGCCAGTCGTCACTACCAGTGTCTGGAGACGCTGGTGGCTTGTGGCACCGCCATTAACGTCACCGACCAGTGGGGGCGCTCTGCCCTGCACTACGCTGCGGCCTCGGACCTGGACAGGAG GCGTCGTGTGAATCTGGAGCCGGAGAGTGACGGGGTTcaggcggagagagagaaagaggccgGACT ATGTTTGGAGTTCCTGCTGCAGAGCGGAGCGACGGCCTCGCTCAGAGACAAGCAGGGCTACAGCTCGGTCCACTACGCCGCCGCCTACGGACACAGGCACTGTCTGGAACTG CTGCTGGACAGAGACGACAGTCGCCATGACGACCCTGAATCTCCGAGCGCCAGGAGCCCGCTGCACCTCGCT TCGTACCACGGCCACGCTCAGGCTCTGGAGGTGCTGCTGCAGGGGGAGCGGGAGGTGGACCAGGGGGACGAGGTGGGGAGGACCCCCCTGGCCCTGGCCGCCCTCCGGGGCCACACTGACTGCGTTCACACCCTCCTCAGCCAGGGGGCGTCGCCGCGCACCACAGACACGCAGCACGGACGCACCCCCGTCCACCTGGCAG TGATGAACGGTCATACGACGTGTGTGCGCCTCCTGCTGGACGAATCCGACTGTGCAGAGCTTGTGGATGCTGCCGACTCTCAGGGACA GACTCCTCTGATGCTGGCGGTGGCCGGAGGTCACGTAGACGCCATGtcgctgctgctggagagggaAGCGAGCGTCAACATGGCGGACAACCACGGCCTCACTGCTCTGCACCTCGGG ctgctgtgtggccAGGAGGAGTGTATCCAGTGTCTGTTGGAGCAGGAAGCCTCCGTTCTACTCGGCGACTCTCGGGGTCGCACGCCCATCCACCTCGCCGCGTCCCGGGGACACGCCTCCTGGCTGAGCGAGCTGCTGAGCATCGCCTGCTCCGAGCCGCCGTCCCTGCCGCCGCTGAGAGACCACAGCGGATACACGCCGCTGCACTGGGCCTGTTACTACG gtcagGAGGGGTGTGTCGAGGTCCTGCTGGAGCAGAAAGGTTGTCGCTGTATCGATGGAAACCCCTTCACGCCGCTGCACTGCGCTGT GGTGAACGACCACGAGCCGTGTgcgtctctgctgctggaggccaTGGGGTCAGACATCGCCGGCTGCAAGGACGCCAAGGACAG gactCCTCTTCACGCCGCAGCCTTCACGGGTCACGTGGACTGtgtccagctgctgctctcacacGATGTGACCGTCGATGATGTGGACCAATCAGGTCGCACGCCACTGATGATGGCGGCTGAGAAGGGCAAAGTCGGGGTCCTCG aTGTGCTGTTGACCGGCGCCAGCGCCAAAATCAGTGCCACGGACAAAGATGGCAACACGGCCCTGCACCTATCCTGCAGTAAT GGGAAGGAAGACTGTGTGATGTTGATCCTGGAGAAACTGACGGACACTTCGCTCATTAACGCCACGAACGCAGCGCTGCAGAC TCCTCTCCACCTGGCGGCGCGCAGCGGCCTGAAGCAGGCGGTGCAGGAGCTTCTGTCCCGAGGAGCCAACGTTCAGACGGTGGATGAGAACG CTCCGGGGCCCCGTCCCCAGGCGCCCTGCTGA